One genomic segment of Streptomyces sp. RKND-216 includes these proteins:
- a CDS encoding response regulator transcription factor has product MEDRVRVVIAEDSVLLREGLTRLLTDRGHEVVAGVGDAEALVKTIDELASDGSGGGSGSGGLPDVVVADVRMPPTHTDEGVRAAVALRRAYPDLGVLVLSQYVEEQYATELLAGSSHGVGYLLKDRVADVREFVDAVVRVARGGTALDPEVVAQLLGRSRKQDALAGLTPREREVLGLMAEGRTNSAVAAQLVVSHGAVEKHVSNIFMKLGLSPSDGDHRRVLAVLRYLNS; this is encoded by the coding sequence ATGGAGGACAGGGTGCGTGTCGTCATCGCCGAGGACTCGGTGCTGCTGCGGGAGGGGCTGACCCGACTGCTCACCGACCGTGGCCACGAGGTGGTCGCGGGCGTCGGCGACGCGGAAGCGCTGGTCAAGACGATCGACGAGCTGGCCTCCGACGGTTCCGGGGGCGGGAGCGGGTCCGGCGGGCTGCCGGACGTGGTGGTGGCGGACGTGCGGATGCCGCCGACGCATACCGACGAGGGTGTGCGGGCGGCGGTGGCGCTGCGCCGGGCGTACCCGGATCTGGGGGTGCTGGTGCTGTCGCAGTACGTGGAGGAGCAGTACGCGACCGAGCTGCTGGCCGGCTCCAGTCACGGGGTGGGCTATCTCCTGAAGGACCGGGTGGCGGACGTCCGCGAGTTCGTCGACGCGGTCGTGCGGGTGGCGCGGGGCGGCACGGCGCTGGACCCGGAGGTGGTGGCGCAGCTCCTGGGCCGCAGCCGCAAGCAGGACGCGCTTGCCGGGCTGACGCCGCGGGAGCGCGAGGTGCTGGGCCTGATGGCGGAGGGGCGGACGAACTCGGCGGTCGCCGCGCAGCTCGTCGTCAGCCACGGCGCGGTGGAGAAGCACGTCAGCAACATCTTCATGAAGCTCGGGCTCTCCCCGAGTGACGGAGATCACCGGAGGGTGCTGGCGGTTCTCCGTTACCTGAATTCCTAG